In a genomic window of bacterium:
- a CDS encoding uroporphyrinogen decarboxylase family protein translates to MTPRERFIAALNRHPLAGLVPHFELVFFLTMEAFGKVHPSHRAYGQWDQMEEQERDLHLRDMAGLHVATAERYEHSAIFLHPNPARPEVTRRLIDAVRELSGDRYFLMMHGDATYGIPSGKGMTDFSYRMVDDPAGLKAGAQAMVDNQIRNAEALAAHGGLDGFALCADYCLNTGPFLSPGQFAEFVTPYLARLIQAERDLGFHVIKHTDGNIMPILDQLVQCRPHALHSLDPQAGVDLAEVKRLYGDQVCLIGNVNCGLMDTGTEDEVRESCRYALKHGMPGGGYIFSTSNCIYTGMRLSRYELMLDIWRAEGLYA, encoded by the coding sequence ATGACCCCTCGCGAACGCTTCATCGCCGCCCTGAACCGCCATCCGCTTGCAGGCCTCGTGCCCCACTTCGAGCTGGTCTTCTTCCTGACGATGGAGGCCTTCGGCAAGGTCCATCCCAGCCACCGCGCCTATGGGCAGTGGGACCAGATGGAGGAGCAGGAGCGCGACCTGCACCTCCGGGACATGGCGGGCCTCCACGTGGCGACCGCGGAGCGCTACGAGCACAGTGCCATCTTCCTGCACCCGAACCCCGCGCGGCCCGAGGTCACGCGGCGCCTGATTGACGCGGTGCGGGAGCTGTCGGGGGATCGCTACTTCCTGATGATGCACGGGGACGCGACGTACGGGATTCCCAGCGGGAAGGGCATGACGGACTTCTCGTACCGGATGGTGGACGACCCGGCGGGGCTGAAGGCGGGGGCGCAGGCGATGGTGGACAACCAGATCCGCAACGCCGAGGCGCTCGCGGCCCACGGCGGCCTCGATGGCTTCGCGCTGTGTGCCGACTACTGCCTCAACACCGGGCCTTTCCTCAGCCCCGGCCAGTTCGCCGAGTTCGTCACCCCGTACCTGGCCCGGCTCATCCAGGCCGAACGCGACCTCGGCTTCCACGTCATCAAGCACACCGACGGCAACATCATGCCGATCCTGGACCAACTGGTGCAGTGCCGGCCCCACGCCCTGCACTCGCTAGACCCCCAGGCCGGCGTGGACCTCGCCGAGGTGAAGCGCCTGTATGGCGACCAGGTCTGCCTGATCGGCAACGTCAACTGCGGCCTGATGGACACAGGCACGGAGGACGAGGTGCGGGAGAGCTGCCGCTACGCCCTCAAGCACGGCATGCCCGGCGGCGGCTACATCTTCTCGACCAGCAACTGCATCTACACAGGCATGCGCCTGTCGCGCTACGAGCTGATGCTGGATATATGGCGCGCCGAGGGCCTCTACGCATAA
- a CDS encoding sugar phosphate isomerase/epimerase, producing the protein MKLSLLTYLLGKDMELSEVLDICRHADIPGVEFRAELDHKHGVELERTAEERAEIRVRCADAGVAVACVATSCRFEYPEAAKRQEDIDRAKRYVDLAADVGAPRIRVFGNAFPAEGISKAEVVENVGAALRSIAEHGATRDVDVCLEMHGDFYWWEHTLNAVRLADHPRVGIVHNCDPREMKFGPIANFYEPVKTHIRHVHMHDLENGYPYAALMAMLKRDGYSGYLSLEASASEEPRRVIAIYAELFRAWLAAL; encoded by the coding sequence ATGAAGCTGAGTCTCCTCACATACCTGCTGGGCAAGGACATGGAGCTGTCCGAGGTGCTCGACATCTGCCGGCACGCGGACATCCCGGGCGTGGAGTTCCGCGCCGAACTCGACCACAAGCACGGTGTCGAGCTGGAGCGCACCGCTGAGGAGCGCGCCGAGATCCGCGTGCGCTGCGCCGACGCCGGGGTGGCCGTCGCCTGCGTGGCCACCAGTTGCCGCTTCGAGTACCCCGAGGCCGCCAAGCGCCAGGAGGACATTGACCGCGCGAAGCGCTACGTGGACCTGGCGGCCGATGTCGGCGCCCCGCGCATCCGCGTCTTCGGCAACGCTTTCCCCGCTGAGGGGATCAGCAAGGCCGAAGTCGTGGAGAACGTGGGGGCGGCGTTGCGCAGCATCGCCGAGCACGGCGCCACCCGCGATGTGGATGTCTGCCTGGAGATGCACGGCGACTTCTACTGGTGGGAGCATACGCTCAACGCCGTGCGCCTCGCCGACCATCCCCGCGTGGGCATCGTGCACAACTGTGATCCGCGCGAGATGAAGTTCGGCCCCATCGCCAACTTCTACGAGCCGGTCAAGACACACATCCGCCACGTGCACATGCACGACCTGGAGAACGGCTACCCGTACGCGGCGCTGATGGCGATGCTCAAGCGGGACGGCTACAGCGGCTACCTGTCGCTGGAAGCCAGCGCCAGCGAGGAGCCGCGGCGGGTCATCGCCATCTACGCCGAGCTGTTCCGCGCCTGGCTGGCCGCCCTCTAG
- a CDS encoding DUF2817 domain-containing protein — protein sequence MPGKQRILLLSDSPTNQFAQHLALLYPNRVTALDFTTEGHSLSVLRKYGYVVTMVTQRRNLDKLDYAAVRDFAAAGGTVASCLAEYAYFLGASLRKSVVPEGDMPGLRLCRRSDLTEGFEVGDVTAWFGKVSGAVGNDKNENQYYQRQIMGLEGRENLSILGVSTLNAGAVLTEERVGPGRIMALDMLSPREPFFDSYGSTYKYLFLGNLIGSTVHYGKHYPRKLPYGELLVHMQQLAARHKALTYTEEGRCSDGRPLASLSIGDRRKPAFLFFNGIHGWEWEAGYGLLHLMELLAEDPPEGLSLQDFYLKVVPQLNPYGYDHDFRHNANGVDVNRNFPCGWEDYVGGDDVYQPWDFDYKGPLPASEPETQIAMRLMEEVGPVCLLDFHTAHYIFCKTSHGDRKLMSAIHQDVRRRWKNRYLTQRPYSTEYQQVNMDRATTFGDTPHLVCQGSQQGIPAAILIEMSGNRTGAHALVMNTDTAIDICLSAIQNGLRWAAARQDAKA from the coding sequence ATGCCCGGCAAGCAACGCATCCTGCTGCTGTCCGACAGCCCCACCAACCAGTTCGCCCAGCACCTGGCCCTGCTCTACCCCAACCGCGTCACCGCCCTGGATTTCACCACCGAGGGCCACAGCCTGTCGGTGCTACGCAAGTATGGCTATGTCGTGACGATGGTGACCCAGCGACGCAATCTCGACAAGCTGGACTACGCTGCCGTCCGGGACTTCGCCGCGGCCGGCGGCACGGTCGCGTCGTGTCTGGCGGAGTACGCCTACTTTCTGGGCGCCTCCCTGCGCAAGTCGGTTGTCCCCGAGGGCGACATGCCCGGCCTGCGCCTCTGCCGCCGCAGCGACCTCACCGAGGGCTTCGAGGTCGGCGATGTGACCGCCTGGTTCGGCAAGGTCTCCGGCGCCGTCGGCAATGACAAGAACGAGAACCAGTACTACCAGCGGCAGATCATGGGCCTGGAGGGGCGGGAGAACCTCAGCATCCTCGGCGTCTCGACCCTCAATGCCGGCGCAGTGCTGACGGAGGAGCGCGTGGGGCCCGGACGCATCATGGCTCTGGACATGCTTAGCCCTAGAGAGCCGTTTTTCGACTCGTACGGCAGCACGTACAAGTACCTGTTTCTGGGCAACCTCATCGGCAGCACGGTCCACTATGGCAAGCACTACCCGCGCAAGCTGCCCTATGGCGAGTTGCTCGTCCACATGCAGCAGTTGGCCGCCCGGCACAAGGCGCTGACCTACACCGAGGAGGGCCGGTGCAGCGACGGGCGGCCTCTGGCGAGCCTCAGTATCGGCGACCGGCGCAAGCCTGCCTTCCTGTTCTTCAACGGCATCCACGGCTGGGAATGGGAGGCCGGCTACGGCCTGCTGCACCTGATGGAACTGCTGGCCGAGGACCCACCTGAGGGCCTGTCGCTGCAGGACTTTTACCTCAAGGTCGTCCCGCAACTGAACCCCTACGGCTACGACCACGACTTCCGCCACAACGCCAACGGTGTGGACGTGAACCGCAACTTCCCGTGCGGCTGGGAGGATTACGTCGGGGGCGACGACGTCTATCAGCCCTGGGACTTCGATTACAAGGGCCCACTGCCCGCCTCGGAGCCCGAGACACAGATCGCCATGCGGCTGATGGAGGAGGTCGGGCCGGTGTGTCTGCTGGACTTCCACACGGCCCACTATATCTTCTGCAAGACCAGCCATGGCGACCGCAAGCTGATGAGCGCCATCCACCAGGATGTACGGCGCCGCTGGAAGAACCGCTACCTGACCCAGCGACCGTACTCGACCGAGTACCAGCAGGTCAACATGGACCGCGCGACGACCTTCGGCGACACGCCGCACCTGGTCTGCCAGGGCTCGCAGCAGGGCATCCCCGCCGCGATTCTCATCGAGATGTCCGGCAATCGCACCGGGGCGCACGCGCTGGTGATGAACACCGATACGGCGATTGACATCTGCCTGTCTGCCATACAGAATGGGCTGCGGTGGGCAGCGGCACGACAGGACGCGAAGGCCTAG
- a CDS encoding methyltransferase domain-containing protein, producing the protein MAKPSLDVAAHYEYLAEAFADPDRPKMVDPFHDPPKVAAWLAQADGPEFWDTVGDVTGKAVLEVGIGTGRVARKMLDRGCATVTGLDVSPRTLALARANLCDDRRVDYVLQDVVDFVRPDAFDLAYSVWTFFHVQDKQRALSNIVTSLKSSGRLVLSLEQTPECLDHGTHLVQQYPVEAARYIAWLRDLDCEVVQPVPVPDREQECNALLTTIVSATKR; encoded by the coding sequence ATGGCCAAGCCCAGCCTGGATGTGGCTGCCCACTATGAGTATCTCGCGGAGGCCTTTGCCGATCCAGACCGGCCGAAGATGGTCGATCCGTTCCATGATCCGCCGAAGGTCGCAGCCTGGTTGGCGCAAGCGGATGGGCCTGAGTTCTGGGACACGGTCGGGGATGTGACCGGCAAGGCTGTTCTGGAGGTCGGCATCGGCACAGGCCGCGTTGCCCGGAAGATGCTGGATCGAGGCTGCGCAACGGTCACCGGTCTCGATGTCTCGCCGAGAACTCTGGCGCTGGCTAGAGCCAACCTGTGCGACGACCGGCGGGTGGATTATGTGCTTCAGGATGTCGTGGACTTCGTACGCCCGGACGCCTTCGACCTGGCCTACAGCGTCTGGACCTTCTTTCATGTTCAGGACAAGCAACGAGCACTGAGCAACATCGTGACCTCACTGAAGTCCTCGGGCCGCCTCGTGCTGTCACTCGAACAAACGCCCGAATGCCTGGATCATGGGACGCATCTGGTGCAGCAGTACCCGGTCGAGGCGGCGAGATACATCGCATGGCTGCGGGACTTGGATTGTGAGGTAGTACAGCCAGTGCCAGTGCCCGACAGGGAGCAAGAGTGTAACGCTCTCCTGACTACCATCGTCTCGGCGACTAAGCGGTGA
- a CDS encoding glycosyltransferase family 2 protein, whose protein sequence is MTDAATAAKPTVCVVLPVYNEQETIGEILARVYASPFPSEVIVVDDASTDGTGDLLVELQKQYGFTLLSHERNQGKGAALRTGFAAITKDLVIIQDADLEYDPHDYPTVLEPLLEGKADVVFGSRFLGGPHRVLYYWHSVANHFLTTLSNMLTNLNLSDMEVGYKAFRREILDRIQFKSNRFNFEPEFTAKVSRLRLRIYETPISYSGRTYEEGKKIGWRDAVQAIIAIIRYRFFR, encoded by the coding sequence ATGACTGACGCAGCAACTGCCGCCAAGCCCACCGTGTGCGTCGTGCTCCCGGTCTACAACGAGCAGGAGACCATCGGGGAGATCCTGGCCCGCGTCTACGCCAGCCCCTTCCCCTCCGAGGTCATCGTCGTGGACGACGCCTCCACGGACGGCACGGGTGACTTGCTGGTTGAGCTGCAGAAGCAGTATGGCTTCACGCTGCTCTCCCACGAGCGCAACCAGGGCAAGGGCGCGGCCCTCCGCACCGGCTTCGCCGCAATCACCAAGGACCTTGTCATCATCCAGGACGCCGACTTGGAGTACGATCCGCACGATTACCCCACGGTGCTCGAGCCGCTGCTGGAGGGCAAGGCGGATGTCGTCTTCGGTAGCCGCTTCCTGGGCGGGCCGCACCGCGTGCTGTACTACTGGCACTCGGTGGCCAACCACTTCCTGACGACCCTCTCGAACATGCTGACCAATCTGAACCTGTCGGACATGGAGGTCGGCTACAAGGCCTTCCGCCGGGAGATCCTCGACCGCATCCAGTTCAAGTCCAACCGCTTCAACTTCGAGCCGGAGTTCACAGCCAAGGTCTCGCGGCTGCGCCTGCGCATCTACGAGACCCCCATCTCCTATTCAGGCCGCACCTACGAAGAGGGCAAGAAGATCGGCTGGCGCGACGCCGTGCAGGCGATCATCGCCATCATCCGCTACCGCTTCTTCAGGTAG